One window of the Pieris brassicae chromosome 2, ilPieBrab1.1, whole genome shotgun sequence genome contains the following:
- the LOC123720658 gene encoding RNA-binding protein 7 produces MYEEDNKTIWCGNISEQVTEEILYELFLQAGPLEKVKIVKDRDGRQRNFAFITYRHEVSVPYALNLFRGTALFNKALSMHCRGRMVPLPPSIRAYGDEIPLEIPNQNVVQQFAAMTEKIKDNSQRPMPLLRSEINHELVMASLQGNWLHRHHPYQSKDNRKHGRDDNRHKESSKKYSSHWKDRKRSRNYRRD; encoded by the exons ATGTATGAAGAGGATAATAAAACGATATGGTGCGGTAACATATCGGAACAAGTGACTGAGGAAATTCTCTATGAACTGTTTTTACAG GCAGGCCCActtgaaaaagtaaaaattgttaaagatCGAGATGGAAGACAAAGGAACTTTGCATTTATAACATACAGACATGAAGTGTCCGTACCATATGCACTGAATTTATTTCGAGGTACAGctctttttaataaagcatTATCAATGCATTGTAGAGGGCGAATGGTTCCTTTACCACCGTCTATTCGTGCATATGGTGATGAAATACCccttgaaattcctaaccaaaatGTTGTCCAGCAATTTGCTGCCATGACAGAAAAGATTAAAGACAATAGCCAAAGACCCATGCCATTATTAAGAAGTGAAATTAACCATGAGCTTGTTATGGCTAGCTTACAAGGAAATTGGTTGCATAGGCACCACCCATATCAAAGTAAAGATAACAGAAAGCATGGGAGAGATGACAATAGACACAAAGAAAGTTCAAAAAAGTACTCAAGCCACTGGAAGGATAGGAAAAGGTCGAGAAATTATAGAAGagactaa
- the LOC123720657 gene encoding TLC domain-containing protein 5-like: protein MAIRPELSTASLIKLTSFLCWSWSYVYCAAKVPGKSPEWYSRAVTLLHGSVATAAGLWQCSVFNLTRKRLTSKITTARYAVMVWSWGYFAFDLLWCIIYWTDSYVMLVHHISALIAVNIYMDKDNTGCTFACTLALMEITNPLLQSRWFLRSEGYEGTIIYYAVEIVYLILFIGLRGIFGTYLTYKILHSDMFDMDEKLISLVFYIVSLIFISEIIGYVAYKYKTKIEEFKGFLNEVGYILNGHW from the exons ATGGCTATTCGGCCAGAATTGTCAACAGCATCgcttataaaattaacgtCTTTTTTATGCTGGAGTTGGTCTTATGTTTATTGCGCGGCAAAAGTACCAGGAAAGAGCCCCGAGTGGTACTCTAGGGCAGTGACCCTACTGCATGGCAGCGTAGCAACTGCAGCAGGGCTCTGGCAATGCAGCGTATTTAATCTAACCCGAAAACGGCTTACCA GTAAAATAACCACGGCGCGTTACGCTGTGATGGTTTGGTCATGGGGTTATTTTGCATTTGACCTCCTTTGGTGTATAATATATTGGACAGATAGTTATGTAATGCTGGTACACCATATAAGTGCTTTAATAgctgtaaatatatacatgGACAAAGACAACACTGGCTGTACTTTTGCCTGTACATTGGCATTAATGGAAATTACAAATCCCCTGCTACAAAGTAGATG GTTCTTGCGATCTGAAGGATATGAAggaactataatatattatgcagtggaaatagtatatttaattctatttattgGCCTCCGTGGCATATTTGGGACATATttgacatacaaaatattgcattCAGATATGTTTGACATGGATGAGAAATTAATTTCACTGGTCTTCTATATAGTATCCCTTATCTTCATTTCAGAAATTATAGGCTATGTTGCCTACAAATATAAGACAAAAatt GAAGAATTCAAGGGATTTCTTAATGAAGTtggctatattttaaatggacACTGGTGA